From the Lactuca sativa cultivar Salinas chromosome 9, Lsat_Salinas_v11, whole genome shotgun sequence genome, the window AAGGGTAGAAAGAATAGTGGTGCGCCACAAGGGGTAATTGTCCTTGTCTAATTTTGACACTGATTGAGGGGATTTGGAAATTGAAATTTGTGGAAGCGATGTGAGGAGCAGCAAGAAGTTGAGGATTGCCGTTATTAGAGTTGGAGAAGTTGTAGTCGGAGTCAGTCGTATCTCGTACTCTCGTCAATCTCCGGTCGAAGCTAGAAAGTCGTCGGTTGTGATTTGTGAAGAAAGCtgaagccctaatttttcattgtattttatattaaatatatattttttataataataataataacaataataataataataatacttgaAAATAGAGACAGTGTTTGATTCTTCGCTAAAATCTCTCCAAACCTTCGAAAACCTAGTTCTTGATCTTGGTTGTCAATGGATCCACACTACGAACAGAGGTTAGTGGACGAAGTAATTTACCTCCATTCTCTCTGGCACCAAGGCCCTCCCTCAAGATCATTACCCTATACAAATCTACAACCTATCACTCCCACTCAATTCAAGAAACACAAGAAAACCCCCAAATTTAAACCCAGGAACCCCAAGAAGGTCGGCAGTTTCTCCGGCACCGAATGGCCGGTGAAACCTCTTCCCGAAGCCCCTCAATTAACTCAATCTGGATGGCCGGAATTGAAGCTAAAACCTAATCCACAACAAACAACTCGTTTGCTAACACCAGAAGAACTAGAAAACCACAACTGGAACCAGATCCAGCAAAGGGCATTGAAGGCCGCGAAAGAATTTTACTCCAGAAATAGCGGTAGCGATGATGAAGAGAGCGATGAAGACGACGAAGACGACGATATGGATGAAGAAGACGGTGATGTTAATGAGAAAGAATACGATTTCTTTTGGAAAATGTTTAACGAAGATGAAGAATTGAAGGGTTATTATGTAAAGCATTGTGGTGGTGGAGGTGAATTTTCATGTCTGGTCTGTGGCGGAGTGAATGAGAAGAAGCATCTGAAAAGGTTGAAAAAGTTTAAAGAATGTGTTGCTCTGGTGCAACATTCGACTTCCATTGCAAAAACGAAGAAGATTAGATCACACAGAGCTTATGGCCGAGTTATCTGTAAAGTTCTTGGGTGGGATATCGATAGGCTTCCTTCTCAAATCGTCACAGAGCATAATCCTAGTGAATTACAGGTATCCCATTACTGAAACTTGATTGAATTTGATTAAAAAGTTCATAATTTCTTGTATTTGCAGGGAAATGATGTTAATGGTGCTTGTAATTCTGGTTTTAACAAGATTATAGATGATGGGTCGTTGAATTTGGAGGTGAATCCTGATGAAAAAGCTCATGATTCAGAAACTGTTGATGATGAATCCATGGTTTGTGAGGAGTCTTTGACATTAGCAAacgtagaagaagaagaagatacagGGAAACAGGCTTTGAATGATGTGGAAACGACCACAAGGGGTGTAGTCAACAATCTTGTGAGAATtattatatcataaaataaaattcCACTCAACTTTCTTAGACATTTTTCCCATTATACCCTTTGTAGCATTGGTGCATCAGGGTCATTGATAGTAGGTGGTTTATATAGTGCAGGAACATGTCATCAACAATGGTGCTAGAAGCAGCAGAAACAAGAAAGTAGAGATGAATATGAATTTGCTGCTTGAAATGTAAGTTATATAATATATTGATGTGTTACCTAGAATTTTAATAAGGTATCATCATATTATATGATCTTTAGGATTTTTATTTGGTTATTCTATTTAGGAATTACCTCCTAAATTGCGGTTTCTAGTTTAGAATTGTGGACAGAGTTTGATAATTAAATTATATTAGGGAGTTGAGATTTTCATGACAATGAAATACATTTTTTCCCGTTTTATATTGGTATAAAGAACGTTTTCCAGCCTAAATATCTTCTAATCATCATAAATCGAGTTCAACGATAAGTTCTTTATCAATATAGTGTATCACCAAAATACAAAATTAAATTAGATCGCGTCCATGTAAAAAATATCGAAACGActttaaataaactaataaaataattatgGACGCTGAATTGTGTCTCAAAgcaataatttaataaaattccATAATAATGTAATTATTTTCTTCGTATAATCATTTAGAATAGTGGGTGTGGACTCGACTACCGGTTCGGCGGCCTCGGCAACTCGACGATTGTTAACCGATgagagattttttttttcttttaaccaaTTTATTACTTAAACCTCTTTTTTTAAAAATTACATTCCTTCTAAAAAATACCCATTTAAAAAATATaactgtttttttttctttaaaatttcaaattttaaacccTCAATCTTCACCTATAAATACCCTTATTTTTATTCACTCTTCATTCCATTCAAATCTCTTTA encodes:
- the LOC111893402 gene encoding uncharacterized protein LOC111893402 isoform X1; translated protein: MDPHYEQRLVDEVIYLHSLWHQGPPSRSLPYTNLQPITPTQFKKHKKTPKFKPRNPKKVGSFSGTEWPVKPLPEAPQLTQSGWPELKLKPNPQQTTRLLTPEELENHNWNQIQQRALKAAKEFYSRNSGSDDEESDEDDEDDDMDEEDGDVNEKEYDFFWKMFNEDEELKGYYVKHCGGGGEFSCLVCGGVNEKKHLKRLKKFKECVALVQHSTSIAKTKKIRSHRAYGRVICKVLGWDIDRLPSQIVTEHNPSELQGNDVNGACNSGFNKIIDDGSLNLEVNPDEKAHDSETVDDESMVCEESLTLANVEEEEDTGKQALNDVETTTRGVVNNLEHVINNGARSSRNKKVEMNMNLLLEILCSAPDDKCGNSNLANDKFWLMCGKNDVVPIWAKPASKMNC
- the LOC111893402 gene encoding uncharacterized protein LOC111893402 isoform X5, with amino-acid sequence MDPHYEQRLVDEVIYLHSLWHQGPPSRSLPYTNLQPITPTQFKKHKKTPKFKPRNPKKVGSFSGTEWPVKPLPEAPQLTQSGWPELKLKPNPQQTTRLLTPEELENHNWNQIQQRALKAAKEFYSRNSGSDDEESDEDDEDDDMDEEDGDVNEKEYDFFWKMFNEDEELKGYYVKHCGGGGEFSCLVCGGVNEKKHLKRLKKFKECVALVQHSTSIAKTKKIRSHRAYGRVICKVLGWDIDRLPSQIVTEHNPSELQGNDVNGACNSGFNKIIDDGSLNLEVNPDEKAHDSETVDDESMVCEESLTLANVEEEEDTGKQALNDVETTTRGVVNNLCRNMSSTMVLEAAETRK
- the LOC111893402 gene encoding uncharacterized protein LOC111893402 isoform X4, with protein sequence MDPHYEQRLVDEVIYLHSLWHQGPPSRSLPYTNLQPITPTQFKKHKKTPKFKPRNPKKVGSFSGTEWPVKPLPEAPQLTQSGWPELKLKPNPQQTTRLLTPEELENHNWNQIQQRALKAAKEFYSRNSGSDDEESDEDDEDDDMDEEDGDVNEKEYDFFWKMFNEDEELKGYYVKHCGGGGEFSCLVCGGVNEKKHLKRLKKFKECVALVQHSTSIAKTKKIRSHRAYGRVICKVLGWDIDRLPSQIVTEHNPSELQGNDVNGACNSGFNKIIDDGSLNLEVNPDEKAHDSETVDDESMVCEESLTLANVEEEEDTGKQALNDVETTTRGVVNNLEHVINNGARSSRNKKVEMNMNLLLEITRSTP
- the LOC111893402 gene encoding uncharacterized protein LOC111893402 isoform X2, encoding MDPHYEQRLVDEVIYLHSLWHQGPPSRSLPYTNLQPITPTQFKKHKKTPKFKPRNPKKVGSFSGTEWPVKPLPEAPQLTQSGWPELKLKPNPQQTTRLLTPEELENHNWNQIQQRALKAAKEFYSRNSGSDDEESDEDDEDDDMDEEDGDVNEKEYDFFWKMFNEDEELKGYYVKHCGGGGEFSCLVCGGVNEKKHLKRLKKFKECVALVQHSTSIAKTKKIRSHRAYGRVICKVLGWDIDRLPSQIVTEHNPSELQIIDDGSLNLEVNPDEKAHDSETVDDESMVCEESLTLANVEEEEDTGKQALNDVETTTRGVVNNLEHVINNGARSSRNKKVEMNMNLLLEILCSAPDDKCGNSNLANDKFWLMCGKNDVVPIWAKPASKMNC
- the LOC111893402 gene encoding uncharacterized protein LOC111893402 isoform X3, translated to MDPHYEQRLVDEVIYLHSLWHQGPPSRSLPYTNLQPITPTQFKKHKKTPKFKPRNPKKVGSFSGTEWPVKPLPEAPQLTQSGWPELKLKPNPQQTTRLLTPEELENHNWNQIQQRALKAAKEFYSRNSGSDDEESDEDDEDDDMDEEDGDVNEKEYDFFWKMFNEDEELKGYYVKHCGGGGEFSCLVCGGVNEKKHLKRLKKFKECVALVQHSTSIAKTKKIRSHRAYGRVICKVLGWDIDRLPSQIVTEHNPSELQGNDVNGACNSGFNKIIDDGSLNLEVNPDEKAHDSETVDDESMVCEESLTLANVEEEEDTGKQALNDVETTTRGVVNNLEHVINNGARSSRNKKVEMNMNLLLEMNYLLNCGF